A stretch of Desulfotalea psychrophila LSv54 DNA encodes these proteins:
- a CDS encoding APC family permease: MAKKERVVLEKSIKPAGVLALAIGSIIGWGCFILPGSMMDKAGPVGAIIGLILGAVIMLVIAKSYGYMIQKVPVSGGEFAYAYNGFGRNHAYVCGWFLTLGYLSIVPLNATALSLLAKFTAPELLTWGYLYTIAGSKIYFGEVALASSAMLIFGFLNYRGSKGVAGVQVYMVALLVAAAILIAGGAISSESASFSNLVPYFNPDVPTIAGIVSIVAIAPWLFVGFDTIPQAAEEYDFPPAKANKLIILSILVGVGIYLLVLVATGVVFPWQELSAGNHVWPTGFAMEAAVGKAGLWFLVIAISMGICTGINGFYMATSRLLFSMGRAQVLPEWFTGVDKKSGVPKNAVIFTAAVALIAPWFGRNVIVWVVEMAALGTAFGYMYTCFGAYREAKKADGRNVEIPIKSGTALAGGLLSFGILLLLCVPGSPGFMAHESWYALGVWVALGAVFYAMQAKRYNALSHAELDYLILDKKDSSDKSVGECDENIMVQPIINTGSTISAID, translated from the coding sequence ATGGCTAAGAAAGAAAGAGTAGTTCTGGAAAAATCAATTAAACCTGCTGGTGTTTTAGCGCTGGCTATTGGCTCGATTATCGGCTGGGGTTGTTTTATTTTACCTGGCAGCATGATGGATAAAGCTGGCCCAGTAGGAGCCATCATAGGACTTATACTTGGAGCAGTAATCATGCTCGTTATAGCAAAAAGCTATGGCTATATGATTCAAAAAGTTCCTGTTTCTGGTGGAGAATTTGCTTACGCCTATAACGGTTTTGGTCGCAACCACGCCTATGTTTGTGGCTGGTTTCTTACTCTGGGCTATCTCAGTATTGTTCCCCTCAATGCAACGGCACTATCTCTTCTGGCAAAGTTTACAGCACCAGAACTCCTTACCTGGGGTTATCTCTATACGATTGCAGGCTCAAAAATTTACTTTGGAGAGGTTGCTCTTGCTTCATCTGCAATGCTCATTTTTGGTTTCCTAAATTATCGTGGCTCTAAAGGTGTTGCTGGCGTTCAGGTTTACATGGTTGCTCTCTTGGTTGCCGCTGCAATTCTTATTGCAGGCGGTGCAATATCATCTGAATCAGCATCGTTTAGCAACCTTGTTCCATATTTCAACCCTGATGTGCCAACCATTGCTGGCATTGTAAGTATTGTTGCCATTGCCCCGTGGTTGTTTGTTGGTTTTGACACTATTCCTCAGGCGGCAGAAGAATACGACTTCCCACCTGCAAAAGCGAACAAACTCATCATACTCTCTATTCTTGTTGGTGTCGGAATATACCTGTTAGTTCTGGTAGCAACAGGTGTCGTTTTTCCTTGGCAAGAGTTATCTGCGGGCAACCATGTATGGCCTACAGGATTTGCGATGGAAGCTGCGGTAGGTAAGGCAGGTCTTTGGTTTCTCGTAATTGCAATTTCAATGGGAATTTGTACTGGTATTAACGGCTTTTACATGGCTACGAGCCGTCTGCTCTTTTCCATGGGACGCGCACAGGTGTTACCTGAATGGTTTACTGGCGTGGATAAGAAGAGTGGTGTACCTAAAAACGCTGTAATTTTCACAGCAGCAGTTGCTCTTATCGCACCATGGTTTGGTCGTAACGTTATTGTCTGGGTTGTTGAAATGGCTGCCCTCGGTACAGCTTTTGGCTACATGTACACCTGTTTTGGAGCATATAGAGAGGCCAAGAAAGCTGATGGCAGAAATGTTGAAATCCCAATAAAAAGTGGAACTGCTCTTGCTGGTGGCCTTCTCTCTTTTGGCATCCTTCTTCTTCTCTGTGTTCCAGGTAGCCCAGGTTTTATGGCCCATGAATCTTGGTATGCTCTCGGAGTGTGGGTTGCTCTAGGCGCTGTATTCTACGCTATGCAGGCTAAGCGCTATAACGCCCTAAGCCATGCAGAACTTGACTACTTAATTCTTGACAAAAAAGACTCTTCCGACAAATCTGTGGGTGAATGTGACGAAAATATCATGGTTCAGCCTATAATTAATACTGGATCTACAATAAGTGCAATAGACTAA
- a CDS encoding DUF2238 domain-containing protein, which translates to MLFLRNKFPHLLIIAYLILFIILGINPLSGREVWFAENLPIVLIVILFVGTYRYFRFSNLSYFLISFLIFMHTIGGYYTFAAVPFDWFTDFFGFERNHYDRIAHFTVGFYAFPIAELLTSKKLTNSKVVTYLFALFAIMSLAGIYEVMEWQFAILGDPEAGIEVLGSQGDIWDAQKDIVADTFGAIFAIVIFHTSGKKQPDPLKRK; encoded by the coding sequence ATGCTATTCTTGCGCAACAAATTTCCCCATCTCCTCATTATTGCTTATTTAATACTGTTTATCATTTTAGGAATTAATCCTCTCAGTGGAAGAGAGGTATGGTTTGCTGAAAATCTACCAATTGTACTTATAGTGATACTTTTTGTAGGTACATACAGGTATTTTAGATTTTCAAACCTGAGTTATTTTTTGATCTCTTTTTTGATCTTTATGCACACCATTGGCGGGTATTATACCTTTGCGGCAGTCCCTTTTGACTGGTTCACTGATTTTTTCGGCTTTGAGAGAAATCATTACGATAGAATTGCCCATTTTACCGTAGGTTTTTACGCATTTCCCATAGCAGAATTATTGACGTCTAAAAAACTGACAAATTCAAAAGTTGTTACCTACCTGTTTGCATTATTTGCCATCATGTCTCTTGCCGGAATCTATGAAGTTATGGAGTGGCAGTTTGCAATTTTGGGAGACCCAGAGGCTGGGATTGAGGTTCTGGGGTCCCAAGGAGATATATGGGATGCCCAAAAAGATATTGTTGCAGACACCTTTGGTGCAATTTTCGCCATAGTAATTTTTCATACAAGTGGAAAGAAACAACCTGATCCTCTCAAAAGAAAATGA
- a CDS encoding TRM11 family SAM-dependent methyltransferase, translated as MIWIYRNTTEGFEDLALAEMISAGLTQASNRFFYGESFDLEKSAYARFSIREVSRGSSPEEVITNFSENIPSPYRLEKIHKNKRCGSTSYAFLAEKIHGGEIRASHPKSIILVFSPDNVLWIAGFVREKTDSIVEKFGQITERTCVSLKPHAALALINISGSSPVIDPCCGTGLLPLAAKLLDRESYASDNNVNMLRMAKTNRDVLGVDLDIHNKDAFTPWLHDCCLVSDFPADRSWCTSAQDLSLAIFTKWIPFIKTFCVIFPDQIVEKLPSTIVINKKIKFTAGRTIVVGEVIRS; from the coding sequence ATGATCTGGATTTATAGAAATACAACCGAAGGATTTGAAGATTTAGCCTTAGCCGAGATGATCTCTGCTGGTTTGACCCAAGCCTCAAATAGATTTTTTTATGGGGAGAGTTTTGACTTAGAGAAAAGTGCCTATGCCAGGTTTTCTATTAGAGAGGTATCTCGAGGATCATCTCCAGAAGAAGTCATCACAAACTTTAGCGAAAATATCCCATCTCCCTACAGACTTGAAAAAATTCATAAGAACAAAAGATGTGGTTCCACCAGCTATGCATTCCTGGCAGAAAAAATTCACGGAGGGGAGATAAGAGCTTCTCATCCTAAATCAATTATTTTAGTTTTCTCACCAGATAATGTGCTCTGGATTGCCGGCTTTGTTCGTGAGAAAACAGATAGCATCGTCGAGAAGTTCGGGCAGATCACAGAGAGAACTTGTGTTTCCCTTAAACCTCATGCTGCTCTTGCTCTTATAAATATTTCAGGGAGTTCTCCTGTTATTGATCCCTGTTGTGGTACAGGTCTGCTTCCCCTGGCGGCTAAACTTTTAGATAGGGAAAGCTATGCTTCTGATAACAATGTCAATATGCTCAGGATGGCGAAGACAAATAGGGATGTTTTGGGAGTTGATTTAGATATTCACAATAAAGATGCCTTTACTCCTTGGCTCCATGATTGTTGTTTAGTGTCCGACTTCCCGGCTGACAGATCCTGGTGCACCTCCGCTCAAGATCTGTCGCTGGCAATATTTACCAAATGGATTCCTTTTATCAAAACTTTCTGTGTTATTTTCCCAGATCAGATTGTTGAAAAACTACCTAGCACTATAGTGATAAACAAGAAGATCAAATTCACTGCTGGACGAACAATTGTTGTGGGTGAAGTTATAAGGTCGTAA
- a CDS encoding YpsA SLOG family protein has translation MIKKIISGGQSGADIAGLDVTIKNRIPHARAIPRGRITEDSVLPEKYNLQEMSNLTLSSISSSVSVAILYDSTKRILMRL, from the coding sequence ATGATAAAGAAAATCATATCAGGTGGTCAAAGTGGGGCTGACATTGCAGGATTAGATGTTACTATCAAAAATAGAATTCCTCACGCTAGAGCTATTCCGAGGGGCAGAATCACCGAAGATAGTGTGCTGCCCGAAAAGTATAACCTTCAAGAGATGTCCAATTTAACCTTATCCTCGATTTCCTCGTCAGTGAGTGTTGCCATACTGTATGACAGCACAAAAAGAATACTGATGAGATTATAA